In a genomic window of Arvicanthis niloticus isolate mArvNil1 chromosome 8, mArvNil1.pat.X, whole genome shotgun sequence:
- the LOC117713501 gene encoding zinc finger protein with KRAB and SCAN domains 3-like — MAREPGAWAALNARSAEEGTGLLVVKVEQEEASPLAEEASWLGSPGPDRSRQRFRAFRYPEAAGPRQALSRLRELCRQWLRPDMHSKEQILELLVLEQFLTILPGELQAWVREQHPDSGEEVVALLEYLDRQLDETPPQVPTGEWSQELLCCKVALVTPSQDSQSSHSQAMKSLFKHESQEFLECSPLQARGLEMKPETRDLPPTEEYMEQKPEQTVCFLGEDTVQIPTGAEASEQEGKLQTAQKNATGNRRFYCRECGKSFAQSSGLSKHKRIHTGLKPYECEDCGKTFIGSSALVIHQRVHTGEKPYECEDCGKVFSHSSNLIKHQRTHTGEKPYECDDCGKTFTQSSSLLEHHKIHTSEKPFQCNLCGKAFRRSSHLLRHQRIHGDRTAPKPLHRKAWEDQRRVASQGDDAEAPETYQCSECERSFTQSRSLIEHKKIHTGEKPFQCDACGKGFTRTSYLVQHQRSHVGKRIVSQ; from the exons ATGGCTAGAGAACCCGGAGCGTGGGCAGCCCTAAACGCTCGATctgcagaagaggggactgggCTTCTAGTGGTGAAAGTGGAACAGGAAGAGGCCTCCCCCTTAGCAGAGGAGGCCAGTTGGCTGGGCAGTCCTGGGCCTGACCGATCCCGCCAGCGCTTCCGTGCTTTCCGCTACCCAGAGGCAGCCGGGCCCCGCCAGGCGCTGAGCCGGCTCCGCGAGCTCTGCAGACAGTGGCTGCGGCCAGACATGCACAGCAAGGAGCAGATCCTGGAGCTGCTGGTGCTGGAGCAGTTCCTGACCATCCTGCCAGGGGAGCTGCAGGCCTGGGTGCGCGAGCAGCATCCCGACAGCGGGGAGGAAGTGGTGGCACTGCTGGAGTACTTGGACAGGCAGCTGGATGAGAcacctccacag GTCCCAACTGGGGAATGGAGTCAAGAACTTCTCTGCTGTAAGGTGGCATTGGTGACACCATCCCAGGACTCACAAAGTAGCCACTCCCAGGCAATGAAGTCTCTCTTCAAGCATGAATCTCAGGAATTTTTGGAGTGTTCACCCTTACAAGCCAGAG GTCTGGAAATGAAGCCTGAGACCAGGGACTTGCCTCCAACTGAGGAATACATGGAACAAAAGCCTGAGCAGACAGTGTGCTTCCTGGGTGAAGACACTGTCCAGATTCCTACAGGTGCAGAAGCCAGTGAGCAGGAAGGCAAGTTACAGACAGCACAGAAGAATGCCACGGGAAACAGGCGGTTCTATTGCCGTGAATGTGGGAAGAGCTTTGCTCAGAGTTCAGGCCTAAGTAAACACAAAAGAATCCACACTGGATtgaaaccctatgaatgtgaaGATTGTGGGAAGACCTTTATTGGGAGCTCTGCCCTTGTCATTCATCAGAGAGTTCACACTGGTGAGAAGCCATATGAATGTGAAGATTGTGGCAAAGTCTTCAGTCACAGCTCAAACCTCATCAAGCACCAGAGAACCCACACTGGGGAAAAGCCCTACGAGTGTGATGACTGTGGAAAAACCTTCACTCAGAGCAGCAGCCTCCTTGAACATCACAAAATTCACACCAGTGAGAAGCCATTCCAGTGCAACTtgtgtggcaaagcctttagGCGTAGCTCACATCTCCTGAGGCATCAGCGGATCCATGGTGATAGAACTGCCCCAAAGCCTCTTCATCGGAAGGCCTGGGAGGATCAGAGGAGGGTGGCAAGCCAGGGGGATGATGCTGAAGCTCCTGAGACTTATCAGTGCAGTGAGTGTGAGAGAAGTTTCACTCAGAGTAGAAGCCTTATTGAACATAAAAAAATCCACACCGGTGAGAAACCCTTCCAGTGTGATGCATGTGGGAAAGGCTTTACCCGAACTTCATACCTTGTTCAACATCAGAGAAGCCATGTGGGGAAAAGAATTGTCTCACAGTGA